The following proteins come from a genomic window of Aequorivita marisscotiae:
- the gmk gene encoding guanylate kinase has protein sequence MKGGKLFVFSAPSGSGKTTIVQHLLKQKDLNLEFSVSCTSRDPRGDEKHGENYYFISLKDFKQHIKNDDFLEWEEVYRDNFYGTLKSEVERIWSHGKNVIFDIDVVGGLRIKKKYPEKTLAVFVKPPSIDELKIRLKKRKTESDERINMRIAKASVELATAPQFDHIIKNHDLETALNEAHDLVKNFIKAR, from the coding sequence ATGAAAGGAGGAAAATTGTTTGTTTTTTCGGCACCTTCCGGCAGCGGAAAAACCACCATCGTACAACACTTACTAAAACAAAAAGATCTCAATTTAGAATTTTCGGTCTCCTGTACCAGTCGCGACCCACGGGGAGATGAAAAGCACGGCGAAAACTACTATTTTATATCACTTAAAGATTTTAAACAACACATAAAAAATGATGATTTTTTAGAGTGGGAAGAAGTATATCGCGATAACTTTTACGGTACATTAAAAAGTGAAGTAGAACGTATTTGGAGCCACGGAAAAAATGTTATTTTCGATATTGATGTGGTTGGCGGACTTCGGATTAAAAAGAAATACCCCGAAAAAACCTTGGCTGTTTTTGTAAAACCTCCAAGTATTGATGAGCTTAAAATCAGACTGAAAAAACGTAAAACCGAAAGCGACGAACGCATTAACATGCGCATAGCAAAAGCATCGGTAGAATTGGCTACAGCACCACAATTTGATCATATTATAAAAAATCACGATTTGGAAACCGCTTTAAACGAAGCGCACGATTTGGTGAAAAATTTTATAAAGGCACGATAG